In one Pasteuria penetrans genomic region, the following are encoded:
- a CDS encoding Stp1/IreP family PP2C-type Ser/Thr phosphatase, with product MEMVQRTDIGHVRSHNEDRTSLTRTACGTILALVADGMGGHQAGELASRYAVETIQGVFVPDTLKVSTDEKRNKLFQSVQAANRKIFELAQGDPNLLDMGTTVLASLVDEHEIVLAHVGDSRAYLLRGERLYRLTVDHTYVEILKQHGQITEEEAKNHPQRHWIVHAVGTKKEDVKVDIVNTPWEEKDILLLCSDGLTAMVEDREIGLFLASRTMTLEEKADSLLQRALDAGGTDNISLILLRHTGASSSDI from the coding sequence ATGGAGATGGTACAGCGAACCGATATTGGGCACGTACGCAGCCACAATGAAGACCGAACCAGTTTGACACGTACTGCCTGTGGTACGATCCTTGCTTTGGTAGCCGACGGCATGGGTGGGCACCAGGCGGGGGAATTAGCAAGTCGTTACGCCGTGGAAACGATTCAAGGGGTATTTGTTCCCGATACGTTGAAGGTTTCGACGGATGAGAAACGAAATAAGCTCTTCCAATCTGTGCAAGCGGCCAATCGGAAAATTTTCGAGTTGGCCCAGGGTGACCCCAATCTCCTCGATATGGGTACGACGGTTTTAGCCTCTCTTGTCGATGAGCATGAGATTGTCCTCGCCCATGTGGGGGATAGTCGGGCTTATTTGTTGCGCGGAGAACGATTATACCGTCTGACTGTGGATCATACCTATGTGGAAATTCTCAAACAGCATGGCCAAATTACGGAAGAGGAGGCCAAAAACCATCCCCAACGGCATTGGATCGTGCATGCCGTGGGTACAAAGAAGGAGGACGTGAAAGTCGACATTGTGAATACACCCTGGGAAGAGAAGGACATACTTCTCCTCTGTTCTGATGGCCTCACTGCTATGGTGGAAGACAGGGAGATTGGTTTGTTCCTCGCTTCGCGGACGATGACGTTGGAGGAAAAGGCTGATTCCCTCCTACAGCGCGCTCTGGATGCTGGTGGTACAGATAATATTTCTCTAATCCTCTTGCGACATACAGGAGCATCATCCTCTGACATCTAG
- the pknB gene encoding Stk1 family PASTA domain-containing Ser/Thr kinase, giving the protein MLGKKLRGRYEIITRVGGGGMAAVYKARDSLLNRYVAIKVLNESLSNDSEFVRRFSREAQAAASLSHPNIVNVYDVGYDGYTHYIVMELVEGPTLKQYVRARAPLSTEETTTIAVQICDGLIHAHENQIVHRDIKPHNILLGSRGRVKVTDFGIARAASSATITQTGSVMGSVHYFSPEQARGESIDLKSDLYSLGIVLYEMLTGRLPFMGDAAISIALKHLQDPVADPREYNPDISEEVVAILLHALEKDPELRFNSAQTFKRTLLQAVPMDRHQELHWQNFEVPESSTDDGQRNQSEDYLTDSGLPLSSRSFPRRNSVTGDTRSTVDPVEGTILQKTTAWLGVVGPQRLPLWKRALFVVFTMIVILVLSVWGFIALWNFIRNDPTDTKDPSLQGDVSSSLRLPRFSTRDEARKFAKERGLPLPVVYSIYHPGTDAGAIWKQQPAPGQMASQRDPIRLFVGAMYPGDASMDGSPIEGSVVKNYVGGYESRATKDGATVKYCDATGIYPNPTRAHVVAQSPPEGSPSVGSETLQVIVHIPGTKSCNDVSFD; this is encoded by the coding sequence ATGTTAGGGAAAAAGCTAAGAGGGCGTTATGAGATCATCACCCGTGTTGGGGGCGGGGGCATGGCTGCGGTGTACAAGGCACGTGATTCTCTACTCAATCGATACGTTGCCATCAAGGTGCTCAACGAATCACTGAGTAATGATTCCGAATTCGTACGTCGCTTCAGCCGCGAAGCCCAGGCAGCAGCGAGTTTATCACATCCTAATATCGTCAATGTGTATGATGTAGGATACGACGGATACACACATTACATCGTGATGGAATTGGTAGAGGGACCCACCCTAAAACAGTACGTTCGTGCCCGGGCTCCCCTGAGTACAGAAGAAACAACAACGATTGCTGTTCAGATATGTGACGGGCTCATTCATGCGCATGAGAATCAGATTGTGCACCGTGATATCAAGCCCCATAACATTCTCCTGGGCAGTCGTGGGAGGGTAAAGGTTACCGATTTTGGGATTGCCCGTGCCGCTAGTTCAGCTACCATCACTCAAACAGGTTCTGTCATGGGATCCGTTCACTACTTCTCCCCCGAACAAGCACGGGGCGAATCCATTGATTTGAAATCCGATCTTTATTCGTTGGGTATCGTCTTATATGAAATGTTGACAGGTCGCCTTCCCTTTATGGGTGATGCCGCTATTAGCATTGCGTTGAAGCATCTCCAAGATCCCGTTGCGGACCCGCGCGAATACAATCCGGATATATCAGAAGAAGTGGTAGCTATTCTTCTGCATGCTTTGGAGAAGGACCCTGAGCTGCGTTTCAACTCTGCACAAACCTTCAAAAGAACTCTTTTACAGGCCGTTCCGATGGACCGCCATCAGGAGTTACATTGGCAGAATTTTGAGGTCCCTGAGTCATCAACCGACGACGGACAACGGAACCAGAGTGAGGATTACCTTACAGACAGTGGCTTACCCCTTTCCTCGCGCTCTTTCCCCCGAAGAAATAGTGTCACAGGGGACACACGGTCTACGGTAGACCCTGTAGAGGGTACGATTTTACAGAAAACGACAGCCTGGTTGGGTGTAGTGGGTCCACAACGCTTGCCACTTTGGAAAAGGGCACTTTTTGTTGTTTTTACTATGATCGTAATTCTGGTATTAAGCGTATGGGGATTCATTGCCCTATGGAATTTTATACGGAATGATCCTACGGATACTAAAGACCCTTCCCTTCAGGGGGATGTGTCCAGCTCTTTGAGGCTCCCCCGTTTTTCCACCCGGGACGAGGCGAGAAAGTTCGCAAAGGAGAGAGGACTACCTTTGCCCGTGGTTTATTCTATCTATCATCCGGGAACGGATGCGGGGGCTATTTGGAAACAGCAACCTGCCCCAGGACAAATGGCCAGCCAACGGGATCCTATACGGCTCTTTGTAGGGGCAATGTACCCTGGGGATGCTTCCATGGATGGTTCCCCTATAGAAGGGTCTGTTGTTAAAAACTATGTGGGGGGATATGAATCCCGTGCTACAAAGGATGGCGCAACGGTTAAGTACTGTGATGCTACCGGTATTTATCCAAACCCCACGAGAGCCCATGTAGTTGCGCAATCACCGCCAGAAGGATCTCCCTCAGTGGGTAGTGAGACCTTACAGGTAATCGTCCATATACCAGGTACTAAGAGTTGCAATGATGTTTCATTCGATTGA
- a CDS encoding trypsin-like peptidase domain-containing protein has translation MKKLNKKRCFLAHHKPLPLWGYLTVGLLLSGFSPQMIKAEQEAGTGGGDISLETSGKYLPNLATKESTGMGKRETVENHPPMDREPAEKMGKTVENSNKPLPTTTKRKTPGGKSEGNRGSTETAEDPSTMDRKTVENQPPMDPKPAEKMGKTGENSNKPLPTTTERKTPGGKSEGNRGSTETAEDPSTIDRETVENQPPMDPKPAEKIGKTGENSNKPLPTTTERKTPGGKSEGNRGSTETAGDPSTIDRETVENQPPMDPKPAEKMGKTGEDSNKPLPTTMEQETPGERSEGNRGSTETVEDPSTIDRKKEKKTEQVNSNSNGQQSVPTMVETSGGESGRDEQSVEKPSPASETTVLHGTIPWVIQKAEQSTVAIAVNRVPGVRPFPFPKNLIQEEREMIYGSGVVIKEENGETWILTNHHVVENGQGDIDILTAKGEEENLPSIQAKFVGSDPGTDLSVVKIRSHDLQGVRPATFASSDSVRKGETVVASGSPMGIGQSHSAGIVTRYSKKGSDFPMSSVSAITPGLSGWELPCFSIGSCIQTDAHIEKGNSGGPLFNMRAEVVGINESSMGRGTGFAIPSNLAKRVAEQLIKHGRFRRGNLGALGATITPELRSSFNVPDEIRQGMVITAIEPGGVADRSGFHEGDIFTHIKIDNNKIRINNLQSYNTLMNQYGEPGKPLTIEYYPQGNRTEVEKEVLLEDIPGTMDQDKDSTEEIHNPAQFLYQLSHQNNTYQNHPLAQEKIRGDLFDSLIEFMDGREKYGDHKNNQMDHSELLLDNIFAYKIKEMMMYSGDLPSAIGMHSMIDTKQIARDDLVRNRESIVKNHYVIFGLPTKKRSGKVPKLEVLGPHSTKNDLYNALGNMASKTMRSGDHKLVYHYKGKEKEIKLPPGDLERIAQTFEKKGVRGLEKIVPIWTEPHNMPPYDIYKESLSKRIRWMRSQPDDVPHRDKPDHLFLQLPDMDSWVKNHDSVGIDHLHMAIERFVDKRDDMGKPITNQESNDLLEFQKAAYTMWNHEQSGRNPTNTDEDGDEDRDREQAYQEAYQRYKKLIGSFIEKGWLLKGKQESQPSSEPNSSTETLTESP, from the coding sequence ATGAAGAAATTAAACAAAAAGAGGTGTTTCCTAGCCCACCATAAACCCCTACCGCTGTGGGGTTATCTTACTGTGGGCCTTCTCCTATCTGGTTTCTCCCCTCAAATGATAAAGGCAGAACAAGAAGCGGGGACCGGAGGAGGAGACATTTCGTTGGAAACGTCAGGAAAATATCTCCCCAATCTAGCAACAAAGGAATCCACGGGAATGGGGAAGAGAGAAACCGTGGAAAACCACCCCCCCATGGATCGCGAACCAGCGGAAAAAATGGGGAAAACAGTGGAAAATTCCAACAAACCCCTACCCACCACGACGAAACGGAAAACACCCGGGGGTAAATCCGAGGGAAACCGAGGATCCACTGAAACAGCAGAAGATCCATCCACTATGGATAGGAAAACAGTGGAAAACCAACCCCCCATGGATCCCAAACCAGCGGAAAAAATGGGGAAAACGGGGGAAAATTCCAACAAACCCCTACCCACCACGACGGAACGGAAAACACCCGGGGGTAAATCCGAGGGAAACCGAGGATCCACTGAAACAGCAGAAGATCCGTCCACTATAGATAGGGAAACAGTGGAAAACCAACCCCCCATGGATCCCAAACCAGCGGAAAAAATAGGGAAAACAGGGGAAAATTCCAACAAACCCCTACCCACCACGACGGAACGGAAAACACCCGGGGGTAAATCCGAGGGAAACCGAGGATCCACTGAAACAGCAGGAGATCCGTCCACTATAGATAGGGAAACAGTGGAAAACCAACCCCCCATGGATCCCAAACCAGCGGAAAAAATGGGGAAAACGGGAGAAGATTCCAACAAACCCCTACCCACCACGATGGAACAGGAAACGCCCGGGGAAAGGTCCGAGGGAAACCGAGGATCTACTGAAACAGTAGAAGATCCATCTACCATAGATAGGAAAAAAGAGAAAAAAACAGAACAGGTGAACTCGAATTCCAATGGACAACAATCCGTCCCCACAATGGTAGAGACATCGGGGGGTGAGTCAGGGAGGGATGAGCAATCTGTGGAAAAACCATCCCCTGCATCAGAAACAACTGTTTTACATGGAACTATACCATGGGTAATCCAAAAGGCCGAACAATCCACGGTAGCAATCGCAGTGAATCGTGTTCCAGGCGTTCGCCCATTTCCCTTTCCCAAAAATCTCATCCAGGAGGAAAGGGAAATGATCTATGGTTCGGGTGTGGTTATCAAGGAGGAAAATGGTGAAACTTGGATCCTTACCAATCACCATGTGGTAGAAAACGGCCAAGGGGATATTGATATATTAACCGCCAAGGGGGAAGAAGAAAATCTCCCCTCAATACAAGCCAAATTTGTAGGCTCCGACCCTGGAACGGATCTATCCGTTGTGAAGATAAGGTCCCACGACCTTCAAGGAGTGCGGCCGGCTACGTTCGCCAGCTCCGATTCGGTACGCAAGGGGGAGACGGTGGTAGCCAGCGGTAGCCCCATGGGAATTGGTCAATCTCATTCCGCAGGGATCGTAACCCGCTATTCCAAAAAAGGATCAGATTTCCCCATGAGTTCCGTCTCTGCCATCACACCGGGATTATCAGGATGGGAATTACCATGTTTTAGCATTGGCAGTTGTATTCAAACCGATGCACATATAGAAAAAGGCAACAGCGGTGGACCATTATTCAACATGAGGGCAGAGGTAGTAGGGATCAATGAGAGCAGCATGGGAAGGGGAACGGGATTCGCCATACCCTCCAATCTGGCAAAGCGGGTTGCGGAGCAACTGATAAAGCATGGTCGGTTCCGCAGGGGCAACTTGGGTGCTCTGGGGGCAACGATCACCCCGGAACTAAGATCCAGTTTCAACGTTCCCGATGAAATTAGACAGGGTATGGTGATTACTGCTATTGAACCTGGAGGGGTAGCGGATCGGAGTGGATTCCACGAAGGTGACATCTTTACCCATATTAAAATAGATAATAATAAAATTAGAATCAATAACTTACAAAGCTACAATACACTCATGAACCAATATGGAGAACCGGGCAAACCACTTACCATTGAATACTATCCGCAAGGGAATAGAACGGAGGTAGAAAAGGAAGTCCTTCTGGAAGATATTCCTGGGACGATGGATCAAGACAAGGATTCAACTGAGGAGATCCATAATCCGGCCCAATTCTTGTACCAACTTAGTCATCAGAATAATACGTATCAGAATCATCCATTGGCACAGGAAAAAATACGTGGGGATTTATTCGACTCTCTTATCGAATTCATGGATGGGAGGGAAAAGTACGGGGATCATAAAAACAACCAAATGGATCACAGTGAATTATTATTAGATAATATATTTGCTTATAAAATTAAGGAAATGATGATGTATTCAGGGGATCTACCCTCCGCTATAGGGATGCACAGTATGATAGACACAAAACAAATAGCAAGAGATGATTTGGTAAGGAACAGGGAAAGTATAGTAAAAAACCACTACGTTATCTTTGGATTACCCACAAAAAAAAGATCGGGTAAAGTTCCCAAACTAGAAGTATTAGGGCCCCACTCTACCAAGAACGATCTATACAATGCATTAGGAAACATGGCAAGCAAAACAATGAGGTCGGGTGATCACAAACTTGTCTATCACTACAAGGGGAAGGAAAAAGAAATAAAGTTGCCACCAGGCGATCTAGAAAGAATAGCCCAAACCTTCGAGAAAAAGGGTGTGCGCGGATTGGAAAAAATAGTACCTATATGGACTGAACCGCACAATATGCCCCCTTATGATATTTATAAGGAATCATTATCGAAAAGAATAAGATGGATGAGATCCCAGCCAGATGATGTGCCGCATAGGGACAAACCAGACCATCTTTTTCTCCAGCTCCCCGATATGGATTCATGGGTAAAGAACCATGACAGTGTGGGTATAGATCATCTTCATATGGCCATCGAGCGATTTGTGGACAAGAGGGACGACATGGGAAAACCAATAACCAATCAGGAATCAAACGATTTGTTGGAATTTCAAAAAGCGGCATACACGATGTGGAATCATGAACAATCCGGGAGAAACCCAACAAACACGGATGAGGATGGGGATGAGGATCGTGATAGAGAACAAGCATATCAAGAGGCATACCAAAGGTATAAGAAGCTAATCGGATCGTTCATAGAAAAGGGGTGGTTGTTGAAGGGGAAGCAAGAATCACAACCGTCCAGTGAACCCAATAGTTCAACTGAAACCCTCACAGAATCCCCCTAG
- the rsgA gene encoding ribosome small subunit-dependent GTPase A — MEGQIVTSVSGVYGVLTGDGSRIDCKARGVFRCKGKKIHPLVGDYVQYDTHATNRDGMGVIVAVQPRRNELLRPAVANVDVVLVTASLASPPVHTLTLDRLLVQIEKVGLEVLLIFTKTDLVDEETALIFYNIYDGVGYPVFLLGADRSIRQVIETLSKLLCGRVAVMAGESGVGKSTLLNHLLPDHRLQTGEVSRRRPRGRHTTRTVELFPLPGGGQIADTPGFSQLELEIYHPQDLAECFPEFIWVKEESVCRFRACLHHNEPGCVIQQAVQQGTIVESRYNNYLHMLAGIRPRYKRGR, encoded by the coding sequence GTGGAGGGACAAATTGTAACGAGTGTAAGCGGCGTGTACGGGGTTTTGACAGGGGATGGGAGTAGGATTGATTGCAAAGCACGGGGTGTATTTCGTTGTAAGGGAAAAAAGATTCACCCCCTCGTGGGCGATTATGTGCAATATGATACTCATGCAACGAACAGGGATGGTATGGGCGTAATTGTAGCCGTTCAGCCACGCCGGAATGAACTTCTCCGCCCAGCCGTTGCCAACGTAGATGTGGTACTTGTTACCGCCTCGTTGGCCTCGCCACCCGTCCACACCCTAACATTGGACCGCCTACTCGTCCAGATCGAGAAGGTAGGACTTGAGGTTCTGTTGATTTTTACAAAGACCGATTTAGTGGATGAGGAAACTGCCCTCATCTTTTACAATATCTATGACGGGGTGGGATATCCCGTCTTCCTTCTGGGGGCGGATAGAAGCATCCGACAAGTTATTGAGACACTTTCGAAACTGTTGTGCGGTCGTGTGGCAGTGATGGCTGGGGAATCCGGAGTTGGTAAATCCACCCTTCTCAATCATCTTCTGCCAGACCATAGATTACAAACAGGTGAAGTAAGTCGTAGACGCCCTCGGGGTCGTCACACAACAAGAACGGTAGAGTTGTTCCCCCTCCCCGGTGGGGGACAAATAGCAGACACACCAGGTTTTAGCCAATTGGAACTGGAAATTTATCACCCCCAGGATTTGGCTGAGTGTTTCCCTGAGTTTATATGGGTGAAGGAAGAGAGTGTTTGTCGTTTCCGGGCCTGTTTGCATCATAATGAGCCTGGATGCGTGATCCAGCAGGCTGTGCAGCAAGGTACCATTGTCGAGAGTCGATACAATAATTATCTCCACATGCTTGCAGGAATTCGCCCTCGCTATAAAAGGGGTCGATGA
- the rpe gene encoding ribulose-phosphate 3-epimerase, translating to MVTVFPSLLAADFSRLREEIEDVETAGADGLHLDVMDGHFVPNLTFGPPIISSLRKVTTLYFDLHLMVKEPDRLLDAYLGSGAQRITVHYETSPHLHRLLQCIRSCGVEAGVALNPATPASMIEPILDELDMVLIMTVNPGFGGQAFLPFVLPKIERIRSLAPKLPIMVDGGIDAATAPHAIRAGANVLVAGSAVFGQSDRGGAIGNIRCREDT from the coding sequence ATGGTTACGGTTTTTCCCTCCCTACTGGCAGCGGATTTTTCCCGTCTTAGAGAGGAGATAGAGGATGTTGAAACAGCAGGTGCTGATGGTTTGCACTTGGATGTAATGGATGGACATTTTGTTCCCAATCTTACGTTCGGTCCACCCATCATTTCCTCCCTCCGTAAGGTTACAACCCTCTACTTTGATCTCCATCTGATGGTGAAAGAACCCGATCGTCTATTGGATGCTTATCTCGGGAGCGGTGCGCAACGTATCACAGTTCATTATGAGACCTCTCCCCATCTCCATCGTTTGCTGCAATGTATTCGCTCCTGTGGTGTCGAAGCAGGCGTAGCGCTCAATCCTGCTACGCCTGCTTCCATGATAGAACCGATTTTGGACGAGCTTGATATGGTTCTTATTATGACAGTGAATCCAGGGTTTGGTGGACAAGCCTTTCTGCCCTTCGTGTTGCCTAAAATTGAAAGGATCCGTTCGTTGGCCCCCAAGCTACCCATCATGGTGGACGGTGGTATCGATGCAGCTACAGCCCCACATGCAATTCGGGCAGGGGCGAATGTACTGGTAGCAGGATCCGCTGTTTTTGGCCAGAGTGACCGTGGGGGGGCGATAGGAAATATCCGCTGTAGGGAGGATACATGA
- the rlmN gene encoding 23S rRNA (adenine(2503)-C(2))-methyltransferase RlmN translates to MSLVSSAYGQTQEDWSQEMERRKQPPFRAQQIWQGLYEKKVTAFADITNLPRDLKTQLDSSFDLQPLRCLTKQDSADGTVKFLFGLRDHHAIETVLMRHEYGICVCVTTQVGCRLGCKFCASALGGLKRNLTVGEIVAQVMEVERFLSPCGERVRSVVVMGMGEPMENYEAMVQALCIIMKGFSIGQRRITVSTSGLVPEIYRFTHEPWQVGLAISLHAPEQDLRANLMPIARRYPLSELMAACRYYGQQTRRRLTFEYALMDGHNDQKEHAHALGKLLSGLCCLLNLIPINSVPERGFKRTPHQRILMFRKIVAGYGIAVTIRREHGHDIDAACGQLRLRKGTDDFPVAKGTMMGSKEDRGQ, encoded by the coding sequence ATGTCTTTAGTTTCTTCTGCCTACGGGCAAACTCAGGAAGATTGGTCCCAGGAAATGGAACGGAGGAAACAGCCCCCATTCCGTGCCCAACAGATTTGGCAAGGTTTATACGAAAAAAAAGTGACAGCCTTTGCTGATATCACGAATCTACCGCGAGATTTGAAAACACAGTTGGATTCCTCCTTTGATCTTCAGCCGTTACGCTGTTTGACAAAGCAGGATTCTGCAGATGGTACCGTCAAATTTCTTTTTGGATTGCGTGATCATCATGCAATCGAAACCGTTCTCATGCGTCATGAGTACGGGATCTGTGTTTGTGTGACAACACAGGTGGGTTGCCGTTTAGGTTGCAAATTCTGCGCCTCTGCCCTTGGTGGCTTGAAACGTAACCTTACGGTAGGTGAAATTGTTGCCCAGGTGATGGAGGTTGAACGATTTCTGTCCCCCTGCGGGGAGCGTGTGCGTTCCGTCGTAGTGATGGGTATGGGTGAGCCGATGGAAAATTATGAGGCAATGGTACAGGCCCTGTGCATCATTATGAAGGGTTTTTCCATTGGTCAACGACGCATTACCGTTTCCACTAGCGGTTTAGTACCGGAAATTTATCGTTTCACTCATGAACCATGGCAAGTGGGTTTGGCTATTTCGCTGCATGCCCCCGAACAGGATCTGCGGGCAAATCTCATGCCCATCGCGCGTCGTTATCCGCTTTCTGAACTGATGGCTGCCTGCCGGTACTATGGGCAACAAACACGACGTAGACTCACCTTTGAGTATGCTTTGATGGACGGACACAATGACCAAAAGGAACATGCCCATGCGTTAGGTAAACTCCTGTCGGGTCTATGCTGTCTTCTCAATTTGATTCCAATCAACAGCGTTCCCGAGCGTGGTTTCAAACGCACACCACACCAGCGTATTCTAATGTTCCGGAAGATCGTTGCAGGTTATGGGATAGCAGTAACCATTCGACGTGAACATGGACATGATATCGATGCGGCATGTGGCCAGTTGCGGCTGCGTAAGGGTACGGACGATTTCCCGGTTGCGAAGGGCACAATGATGGGATCAAAAGAGGATCGGGGACAGTAG
- a CDS encoding thiamine diphosphokinase, whose amino-acid sequence MEGGRRRAIVIAGGECSLRELNEYCTPSAIVLAVDGGLYHLLAANLFPDALIGDLDTLDPALKRSIQDTNIPIHILPHDKDISDTHAACRLAITIYQANEIILLGAWGGPRADHAMANVMLLEWLERRNIRAVLLHPTNRFRLLRGPGSLWMGKNGGYTHISLLPLTDTVQGIVLEGFQYPLDGAALPRAPVYGLSNRLIAPFLGRLSIQFGACLVIESQDQDT is encoded by the coding sequence GTGGAAGGGGGAAGGAGAAGGGCCATCGTGATAGCGGGTGGTGAATGCAGTTTACGGGAATTGAATGAATATTGTACACCATCCGCTATAGTGCTTGCTGTTGATGGGGGTTTGTACCATCTGTTGGCAGCCAATTTATTCCCTGATGCCCTGATTGGTGATCTCGACACTCTAGATCCCGCTCTTAAGCGATCCATTCAGGATACGAATATACCTATTCACATTCTTCCCCATGATAAGGATATAAGCGACACTCATGCCGCCTGTCGGTTGGCTATTACCATTTATCAGGCAAATGAGATTATCCTGTTGGGCGCCTGGGGGGGGCCAAGGGCTGATCATGCAATGGCTAACGTCATGTTGTTGGAATGGCTAGAACGAAGGAATATACGCGCCGTGTTGCTCCATCCCACGAATCGCTTCCGTCTGTTGCGGGGTCCCGGTAGCCTATGGATGGGGAAGAATGGAGGGTATACCCATATCTCTCTATTGCCGCTTACAGATACGGTCCAAGGGATTGTACTCGAGGGGTTCCAGTATCCCCTGGATGGTGCTGCGTTACCGCGTGCCCCTGTCTACGGTTTGAGTAATCGTTTGATAGCGCCCTTTTTAGGTCGATTGTCCATTCAATTCGGTGCTTGCCTCGTGATAGA